One Cucumis melo cultivar AY chromosome 8, USDA_Cmelo_AY_1.0, whole genome shotgun sequence genomic window, CTGTTGTTGTTGCTGCTTCCGTTGTTGTTGGTTGTTGTATTATTACTGGTATTGGTGTTGCTATTATTGTTGGGATGGGTTCCGCCGATAATGGAGGAGATAGCGGCGGCGAGCGCGGCTGTGAAATTGGGATCAGCGGTGATAGCAGCCGTTGCGGCACTCAACGTGTCAGCAAAAGAAGCACCACCAGGTTGGGCTGGAGTTGCGGGTTGTGTAATTTGGTGATGACCCAAGGGAGAGGAATTAGCTCCCATTTCATGAGAAAGCTGTAGCCCGGAGAATTTTGACTGATTGTTATATAAGGCTTGTCCCAAAACTTGAGGCAATTGGGCGGCGGCTGATGGTGGTTGTCCGCCAGGGAACGGCACGTGGAAAGGCGCTGCGGTGGGTCTTTGAAACTGCAATGGGTTTGGACTGTGAGTGAGGTCTAATGTGATTGTTGGAAATGGAGCTGAAGCTGAAATTGTAGCCATGCTTGAAGAACATGGAAGTATGGCTCGAGCTAATAAATTTGGGTTCATTAAATTATGGTCCGCACTTGACATAGACCCTGATAATAACATAGTAGCCGCCGCTGTCGTGGTTGACGCCATCGCCATCGCCGCCGGCGGAAGTGGGTGGTTGTGGTTGCCTTCGTAAGTTGTTATCAATATAGTCCTATCTTCAGCACAACGTTGGACctaaaacaaaaatgaaaattttatttagatatatatgtaattagatgattattttaattgatatatatatataaacaatacaTACTTGTTTGCGAACAGGGCAACCCACAGCCATTGTGCAGCGATAATAGGCTCGTGGACAAGGGTTTCCTTTAGCCATTTTTTGGCCATATTTCCGCCATTGACACCCATCGGAAATCTACATGGATcgaattaaatattttaattatatatataattaaaaaaaatcataaggTTAATTAATTTAGATAATATTATACCATGGGAGCTTCGGAACGAGCACGGACTGAGACACGGGCTTTACGCATGGTAGCTTCGGTGGATTGGTCAATTGGTTTAGAATTAGAAGAATTGTTGAAGCGGGGGGTCTTATGGTTGGGACCCCAACCCTGAGATTCTGATTCGGGGCTATCTTCTCTGGGGATGGATCTTTTGGAATTTTCGTGATCGGAATTAGGAGGCATGATTTCCGCGTGATCTCTTTTTTTGGAAGCGGTTTCGgtattgttgttgttgatgttCAATGGAGACCCAGAACGAGTTCTTTCATCCGATGAGGAATTACATAATAATTCTTCGCTTTCACCCATGTTGTTGTTATTTCCACTTGGTCCTAGATCCATAAATTGTCTTGGTACCATTACCTTTCCAACTTCATGTTTTATTTCCGTGGATTTCTTCTCCCCAGCAATCTtcaatttcattaaaaaaaaaaaaaaaagagagagagagagagattatttcttttgttattcaattcaatttgattaattggatatattatttattgaaacataaaattgggaaaattatttgaattatgtaCCTCTCGTTGATTAGCGGGTTCGGAGGAGTGATTTTGTTGTTGCTGCTGCTGTTGCATTAAGGTCAAGAGATGCATTTGTAAAGAACTATAGTTGTTGCTCACATGGCTTAGCATGTCCCTTAGCTTGTGATTCTCTGCGTTCATTCGCTGAAGCTCCACTTGTAGCTGCGCTAGCTGTGCATCCCCAatttcaaattcaacccaaattTTTTCAATAATCTTGGATCATAATTATcccaaaatttaaataaataaataatttaccTCGTTTTTGGCTCGTTTATCTTCACCATCTGATGAAATTCCATCATCAACGGTTGATTGATGGCTTCCGGTGTTAGCAGTTAACAGATGCAATCCagtctaaattaaatttaaaaaatcagCTCAGGGAGGGAATTGGGGATCAAATTATATTGaaggaaattaataaatttatgaaTGAAAAATCTATAAGCGCCTTACGTTAACAAGATTGAAGGAAGTTGTGGGGGGAGGCGGAGGGGTCAAAGCTTTATCGTCTTTAATGATAGAAGTAGTAGAAGTAGGTTTGGAGTCTTGATCGGCCTCAAGATCATCAACCAGTCTTTTCTTAGCGGAGAAAAAATCGACCTCGACGGCCAAACGATTATTATCGTCGGAAGTGGAGTCGGTGTGGCCAAGTTTTGCGGAGAATTCTAAACCTTGAAACATTCTCTGGAAGGAATTGAGAGTGGGTGGGGGTGGGGGTGGTGGTTGCTTGTTTGAGAAGAACCCAATTGACTGATGATCAGAATCACGAAGAGTTAGACCCCATCCTTTGTCCATAAAATCAAAGGAAATAGTAAAAAGATGATAGTgaggaagagaggaagaagaagaagatgaattgaaagagaaggagaaaagaaaggaaaggaaaaaggaaagaggGGGAAGGAAATGTAATAGTCTGTGAAGTCTTTTACCGGTGCAATGCGTTGGGCTATAAAAAGGGTTGGACGAAGACCAATTTGGATTTCGGATTTTCTACGGAATAGGTAAGATTTTAGTTTAATTACATCAGATAGTGCGTCAGTTTGCCACCTGGCACTTCACTCCCCCCAACTTTTCTATTTTTCGTGTACATACCGGATCTTTAAAAAACCAGACCCGGGTGGAGAGAACCGATTCGtgggaaaacaaaaaaaaaaaggaagaaagaaaagagtttGACTGGTTCATTAAATCCCGAGGAAGAAGAAACCGATCCACCGCCCCGAATCCTGCGGCGCGTTCCACgtgaggaaaaagaaaaaaacgaaaaagGTCGAAGGTCTCGTAAAGGAGCCAAGTCAACGAATTTGACGGCCCGGCTCTCTCTAAAGCCAACCGGTAGTGGGCCCGGTCTCACTACGGGCCCACGTTGCTCCCTTTCACTTTACAAGACACCACGTTCCAGATCTGTACCCGCGGGATCTATGTTGACTGTCCACCCGTGGGACCGAGTCATTTgctttgacttttttttttttctttttctttttttttttttgttaaatttctTACATTATAGATTTAAAACTTGATTTCGTCTTCTCATTGGTTTTCATTCTCTATTTtactttattcttttttttttccaatataAGTTGCctaatttaattaatcaaaattaaatgtCGACATTTTGTTTACTAATGCACGACTCTTTCATAATATTGGACCCATATCATTTTTTCTTTCGTATTAGACCTAAATCACCTACTCATCTAATCTAATCTCTCTTAAAAAAACTcgtctttttaataatattcccttctcttcttttctttcttaccTATCTTTTTGGCCATTCTCAATTTTACTAACCAATTCTTCCGTCCTTAAACTATTCCACTTGTTCTATTAAAAAAACCCTACTGTTTTTCTGATAATTAGttagatatatttgtatccTATTTTATTGAGTTGAAGTTGTTATTACTTTAAAAtagataaaaatattttaaattttttatcttGAATAAATTAAgtgttttaaatatatatatatatatatatatatatatatatatatattttagaaaaaggtTTTGAGGAGAAAACAGAAAATTGGAGGTCTTGAATTATAGGAACAGGTGTTcaaaagaggaaaataagaaaaaaaaattatataaaaaaaatataattaactaaaataataaataaaaaataattattaaatgttttattttttaatttacacTAATTAAATGTAAATCACACTGGGGTTAAGAGGATGTTAATTTGGTACTGTGGAACAGCAATCATTTTCTTCAACTACCGATTATGATATTAGATAATGATCCACAAGTCTTTgttatttaattgattgatttaatatatatatatatatgtgtgtatatattttGGTTTATAAATCACTTTCAATTCTTCCATCTTTCAAAGACctcaaaattaattaagtaGGAAAGAGGGAGGgagtagaaaataaaaaagaaaaatagagttCATAATACCAAAATTGTCCTTGCCTCAATTAATATATAGTAGGGGGGGCTTATTCTATATGCAGAGTCAATAGTAGGATAAATAATTTAAGCATCCATCCAGTAGTAAGAGCCTCCAttccttttttttcaaaatgtatAATGAGGATATTTCTTTTCTGGACATATAATTTAATGCTATATTAATTAACACCCTTAAGAAACTTAATTAGGCGGAAAATATATCAACATGATATTCTtgattcttttaaaatataggTTTTTGATAATATTTTGATACGTCTacctcttgttttctttattttcgtTTTACTTGGTTATTGCATTTTCAAAGTATATTGAGGGTAGTGCCATGTTAAAATTGTgtattaattaaagaaattaaaattaatgaaTTGGTGGtcaatcttttaaaattaaatagaagaatatcgattaaaatagaatttttttgaaaatttaggaaAATACGGAATTATAATAGTATTCAAACCCAAAGTAAtcttattattaaaaataaatttgataatactttttttaaaattgaaatgcaGATGAATAGGATTAGATTATTGAATTAGGGTCCATTGTTTATAGCTTGATAAATAGAACGATCAAAATTTGATCAAGCAATATTAAacattgttattaaaaatatgtagTACAATACATGGTATAAGTCACAAATCAATATTTGATGAATTTTCTTTATACCTAAATGTTGTAAGATTGGATGATTTTTAATCGGTCCATATACTCATACGTAACAAATATGTGTATATACATAGGCACTTCCGGAGCATTCTTTTACATTTAATGAtgcaaatttattttaaattatacaatcaTTCGTTTTTTATTGGATAAAAATGCTACTGAAAATACAACAAcctatatagtttttttttacttacttttatccattttaattttatctataacattttttaaaaattaaatttcattttcatatattaaattttcaatcatTCAGTAAAATATGTTGACAATTAAAAGAAAACTCTCATTTTTCATGCCTCATCATTTCTTTCTTGAGCATTTACTAATAGTCAGGATcaaattgtttacattttttttatttctttgagTGAGATGAATAATAAGATTGAAATTGGTTTAAAGCCTAAATTAAAATAAGCTCTCTCTCTATATGTATGAcccaattaaaaataaaagataaaaaacgTCCCATTTTTCTGAattgtttcaaaactttccttttctctctttttcttttttcaaaaataaacaTAGAGTTAAATCCTTGTATTTGATTTTTGAGTTTGAAAAATGCATCTTTTAAATTTGAGACATATGTATATTTAATCTTTAAACTTGAGAAATACGTAAACGAACAAATTGTAACTTTTTTTCAAACCTTCTTTTACATTATTTTCTTCTCCATCTTTTTGCTTCACCCACCTTATTTTGCATTAAATTTGCCTTTGAAAATCAgattagaaaaataattttgacatGAAAGGTATGTAGTGCTATTTTATGTCATTGAATATGTGAGAGAAAAATGAATAATATTTTAGATTATTCTTGGGCAATTACAGTTTAATTGCTtccaaaataagaaaagaaaaaaaaatgttaaaattaaagaaaaggcaggttttccaattttctttctttctacctTTGACTATATTGTTAGGATTTTTCTCTCCCCAAACCAAGTTGAGCTTTATAATTTAAAGCATTATTCAAAAAAAGAGAGTAGAAAAAGATAGCCCCAAATTTGACCATGTATGGCATCGACATTTAGAACTTTATAGGCCATCAAATTTAAAAGCTTTCCACTTTTACATTTTTTGTTGTAAACATTTAAAAAGAATCATTAAAGAGTAGAAATCTTGTTCGacctaaaattaaattagaaatttAGGAGGGTAGAATGACAATAGATCTAAAATTAAG contains:
- the LOC103484626 gene encoding probable WRKY transcription factor 31, with the translated sequence MDKGWGLTLRDSDHQSIGFFSNKQPPPPPPPTLNSFQRMFQGLEFSAKLGHTDSTSDDNNRLAVEVDFFSAKKRLVDDLEADQDSKPTSTTSIIKDDKALTPPPPPTTSFNLVNTGLHLLTANTGSHQSTVDDGISSDGEDKRAKNELAQLQVELQRMNAENHKLRDMLSHVSNNYSSLQMHLLTLMQQQQQQQNHSSEPANQREIAGEKKSTEIKHEVGKVMVPRQFMDLGPSGNNNNMGESEELLCNSSSDERTRSGSPLNINNNNTETASKKRDHAEIMPPNSDHENSKRSIPREDSPESESQGWGPNHKTPRFNNSSNSKPIDQSTEATMRKARVSVRARSEAPMISDGCQWRKYGQKMAKGNPCPRAYYRCTMAVGCPVRKQVQRCAEDRTILITTYEGNHNHPLPPAAMAMASTTTAAATMLLSGSMSSADHNLMNPNLLARAILPCSSSMATISASAPFPTITLDLTHSPNPLQFQRPTAAPFHVPFPGGQPPSAAAQLPQVLGQALYNNQSKFSGLQLSHEMGANSSPLGHHQITQPATPAQPGGASFADTLSAATAAITADPNFTAALAAAISSIIGGTHPNNNSNTNTSNNTTTNNNGSSNNNSKISSFPGN